In the genome of Deltaproteobacteria bacterium, the window CTCTCGACGCCGGAGCGGCGACGGTAGTAACACAACGCTTTCAATTATATTATATCTCTATTACCATTCCATCTTCGGAGGCAATGGAATTCTTGAAGATTTTCTTTGCTTCAGTGGCCGCGGCCTTTCGATCATCCAAAGTCAGGTATCGGCTCGGGTCGAAATGGGTCAACACGAGCCGGCCCACATTGGCCTGTTTGGCGATGGTGGAGGCCTCTTTCGGATTCAAATGCGGCCAATTCCGAAGAGACTCCCCGGACTTGAACGAGCATTCCGAGATGAGTATATCCGCATTTTCCGCCAGTCTTAAAGCGCTCTCGCAGTATCCGGTATCCGGGCAATAGGCGATGACTTTTCCTTCCATATGAAATCGGTAGCCCATGGATAATGGGGTGTGCACCAACTCGAACCATTGAACGTCAAATGGAAACTCCGGATCGTTTATTGGGAGTTCCGATATTTCGAACCTGAACGGAAGATGGCGCAACGGTATGGAAAAGGGATGGTTTAGTATGGTGTTCAAAACGTCTATGGAGCCTTTGGGACCAAAGACTCGCAGGCCCCGGTCAAAAGAGAATTTTACCAGGGTGTGGAGGCCGACAATATGATCCAGATGAAAATGGCTCAAGAACAAAAAAACCGGTTTATCCGGTTGAAGGTATCGATCGAGTTTTGAGAATCCACTTCCCGCGTCCAAAACCACACAAAAGGATCCGCCATCGATCAGAACGCACGAAGTATTCCCTGTAGGCGTATCGAACCAACCGTTTGTACCCAGAAAAACGATTTTCATCGCAAGGATCTTTCGAAAGTTTATGACGGGGCGCTTAAATGACTTCGAAGATTTCCACGGGATCCTGTTTCCCTTTGACTCTGGTCGGGGGAAGCCTTCTTACGGTTACATCGTCTCCCACGGCGGCCCGTGTCTCGGCGCTTATGAGGATGTCCGTCCCGAACTTCCTGGTAAGTCCTTGAATTCTGGAAGCCAGATTCACCGCGTCTCCCACCAGATCGTAGGCGAGCCTGTCCGGGCTGCCGATGATGGCCGCCAATACGCGGCCCGAGTGTATGCCGATGCCGTGTTTGAGTGGGGCGTAGCCTTGCCGCCTCAAGTTCTCGTTGACGGCCGTCAGGCTTCGCCTCATCTCGAGGGCGGCCCTGAGGGCATGGCGAGGATGGTCCTC includes:
- a CDS encoding ribonuclease Z, translated to MKIVFLGTNGWFDTPTGNTSCVLIDGGSFCVVLDAGSGFSKLDRYLQPDKPVFLFLSHFHLDHIVGLHTLVKFSFDRGLRVFGPKGSIDVLNTILNHPFSIPLRHLPFRFEISELPINDPEFPFDVQWFELVHTPLSMGYRFHMEGKVIAYCPDTGYCESALRLAENADILISECSFKSGESLRNWPHLNPKEASTIAKQANVGRLVLTHFDPSRYLTLDDRKAAATEAKKIFKNSIASEDGMVIEI